Proteins encoded by one window of Vitis vinifera cultivar Pinot Noir 40024 chromosome 10, ASM3070453v1:
- the LOC100252186 gene encoding stem-specific protein TSJT1, whose amino-acid sequence MLAVFEKGIGKPPEELSLPSMGLQNSKTRQEIAETLRVAWPEATMYSLSNGNFLALSHVDESPTHPRSIVVVDDVFCIFVGTLENICDLRRHYGLSRQATEAMVVVEAYKVLRDRAPYPPDQVIRDLEGKFAFILFDAKGGTLFTARDRDGSINLHWGMAGDGSLVCSDNPKIITEACGKACAPFPPGCIFMNGSGLMSFDHPLHKVRAIAREDDDGSISAIIFQVDLLTRLPSIPRTGSAANWAGAAVVNEE is encoded by the exons ATGTTGGCTGTTTTTGAGAAAGGGATTGGCAAGCCCCCGGAGGAGCTGAGTCTTCCTTCCATGGGGTTGCAGAACTCAAAAACCCGGCAAGAGATCGCAGAGACGCTCCGGGTGGCATGGCCAGAGGCGACCATGTACAGCCTCTCAAATGGGAACTTCCTGGCTTTGTCACATGTGGATGAAAGTCCAACACATCCAAG GTCCATTGTAGTCGTGGACGATGTCTTCTGCATTTTCGTTGGGACGTTAGAGAACATCTGCGACCTAAGAAGGCACTATGGGCTTTCCAGGCAAGCAACAGaagccatggtggtggttgaagcTTATAAAGTCCTGAGAGATCGTGCACCTTACCCTCCTGATCAAGTCATTAGAGATCTTGAAGGAAAATTTGCATTTATTCTCTTTGATGCTAAAGGTGGTACTCTTTTTACAGCCAGG GATCGGGATGGAAGCATAAATCTTCACTGGGGCATGGCGGGTGACGGGTCACTGGTCTGCTCCGACAATCCAAAAATCATTACAGAGGCTTGTGGAAAAGCTTGTGCTCCTTTTCCTCCAG GCTGCATCTTCATGAATGGAAGTGGGCTAATGAGCTTTGATCACCCCCTTCACAAGGTAAGAGCAATTGCACGGGAAGATGATGATGGAAGCATTTCTGCCATTATTTTTCAGGTGGACTTGCTCACGAGACTACCCAGCATTCCACGCACTGGTAGTGCAGCCAACTGGGCTGGTGCTGCCGTTGTTAATGAAGAATAA
- the LOC132254416 gene encoding uncharacterized protein LOC116803646 gives MEFCHRFISIRTPSIIHRTRKPYISFCNSPESQRIRISETLHNETLKTLEWDSICRQLSAFTSTTMASAAARNGNVRLGRSRDESQKLMDQTTAAVLFSRPLDFSRIEDVSEIVDSAVGGELVTVGELCAVKRTLQSAREVLEQLEDGERSERYSPLLEILRSCDFQIELEHKIGFCIDCNLSIILDRASEDLEIVRSERKRNMENLDLLLKKASTEIFQAGGIDRPLITKRRSRMCVGVRASHRHLLSDGVLLNVSSSGATYFMEPKGAVELNNMEVRLSNSQKAEENAILSLFTSEIARSEMEIKYLLDRIVEVDLAFARAAYAQWMNGVCPSFSCGGPEGFKSNGSDYALSVHIEGIQHPLLLESSLRNFPDVLTPQIASSVQLDKGNAVVPIDIQIGCGTRVVVISGPNTGGKTTSMKTLGLASLMSKAGMYLPAKKHPRLPWFDMVLAEIGDHQSWEQNLSTFSGHISRVCKILEVASKESLVLIDEIGCGTDPSEGVALSASILEYLKDSVNLAVITTHYADLSCLKEKDAQFENAAMEFSLENLQPTYRILWGRTGDSNALKIAKSIGFDEKIVERAQEWVERLMPDKQQQWKGLLYQSLMEERNRLEAQAQAASSLHSEIMDLYREIQEEAQDLDGREILLKAKETQQVQKELKTAKSQLQTVVQELENQLRTANADNFNSLIKKSESAISSIVEAHRLSDDFFVTEKDSSSYKPQLGEQVNVKGLGGKLATVVEAPGDDDETVLVQYGNIRVRVKKSNIIAIPVSERNAGTSSVRPLRRQGQRRRILRNASDADKNEEVSYGPLVQTSKNTVDLRGMRVEEASHHLNMAISARESNSVLFVIHGMGTGVVKECAIEILRNHPRVAKFEQESPMNYGCTVAYIK, from the exons ATGGAATTCTGTCACCGCTTCATCTCCATTAGAACACCTTCAATCATCCACCGAACCCGCAAGCCCTACATCTCTTTCTGCAACTCACCCGAGTCACAACGAATTAGGATTTCGGAGACTCTCCACAACGAGACTCTGAAGACCTTAGAATGGGATTCCATATGCAGACAGCTCTCTGCCTTCACTTCTACTACCATGGCCTCCGCCGCCGCCCGAAACGGAAATGTCCGGCTCGGTAGGAGCCGAGACGAGAGCCAGAAGCTTATGGACCAGACTACTGCGGCGGTGCTCTTCTCTCGGCCGTTGGATTTCTCGAGGATCGAAGATGTTTCGGAAATTGTTGATTCTGCTGTTGGTGGCGAGCTGGTTACGGTTGGCGAGCTTTGCGCTGTGAAGCGGACTCTTCAATCGGCGAGGGAGGTGTTGGAGCAGTTGGAGGACGGAGAACGTTCAGAGAG GTATTCTCCCCTGCTTGAAATACTTCGCAGTTGTGATTTCCAGATAGAATTGGAGCACAAAATAGGGTTTTGCATAGATTGCAATCTTTCAATAATCCTTGATAGAGCTAGTGAAGACTTGGAGATCGTTAGgtcagaaagaaaaaggaatatgGAAAATCTGGATTTGCTGTTGAAGAAAGCATCAACTGAGATTTTTCAAGCTGGGGGCATTGACAGACCTTTGATAACAAAGCGTCGATCAAGAATGTGTGTCGGTGTCAGGGCTTCACACAGACATTTGCTTTCTGATGGTGTACTTTTAAATGTTAGTAGTTCGGGTGCAACATACTTTATGGAACCCAAAGGGGCGGTAGAGTTGAACAACATGGAAGTGAGGCTTTCAAACTCTCAGAAGGCTGAGGAGAATGCTATTTTAAGCTTGTTTACATCTGAAATAGCAAGATCAGAAATGGAGATAAAGTATTTGTTGGATAGAATTGTAGAAGTTGATCTTGCTTTTGCAAGAGCTGCTTATGCTCAGTGGATGAATGGGGTCTGTCCTAGTTTTAGTTGTGGGGGCCCTGAGGGATTCAAATCTAATGGATCAGATTATGCTTTATCAGTGCATATTGAAGGCATACAGCATCCATTGCTCCTTGAATCCTCTCTAAGAAATTTTCCAGATGTCCTTACACCCCAAATTGCTAGTTCAGTTCAGTTGGATAAGGGGAATGCTGTAGTGCCTATAGACATACAAATTGGATGTGGAACCAGAGTGGTTGTAATCTCAGGGCCTAATACCGGAGGCAAAACTACTTCCATGAAAACTCTGGGCCTGGCATCTCTTATGTCAAAGGCTGGTATGTATTTACCTGCTAAAAAACACCCAAGGCTTCCTTGGTTTGATATGGTTCTAGCTGAAATCGGAGATCATCAG TCTTGGGAGCAAAACCTCTCAACTTTTAGTGGACACATATCGCGGGTCTGTAAGATCTTGGAAGTGGCCTCAAAAGAGTCACTTGTCCTCATTGATGAAATAGGGTGTGGGACTGACCCTTCAGAAGGTGTGGCTCTTTCTGCCAGCATCTTGGAGTATCTTAAAGATAGTGTTAACTTAGCTGTTATAACTACCCATTATGCGGATCTAAGTTGCTTGAAAGAAAAGGATGCACAATTTGAGAATGCAGCAATGGAGTTTTCTCTGGAGAACTTACAACCTACTTATCGGATACTCTGGGGAAGAACTGGTGATTCGAATGCCCTGAAAATTGCTAAATCAATTggttttgatgaaaaaataGTTGAACGTGCACAAGAGTGGGTGGAGAGATTAATGCCTGATAAGCAGCAGCAGTGGAAAGGTTTACTATATCAGTCACTAATGGAGGAAAGAAACAGATTGGAAGCTCAGGCTCAGGCAGCTTCATCTCTCCATTCAGAAATTATGGATCTTTATCGTGAG ATCCAAGAGGAGGCACAAGATCTTGATGGACGTGAGATACTGCTAAAGGCAAAGGAAACCCAACAGGTCCAAAAAGAACTAAAAACTGCAAAGTCCCAGTTACAAACTGTTGTACAGGAGCTCGAGAATCAACTCCGAACTGCTAATGCTGATAATTTCAATTCACTGATTAAGAAATCAGAATCTGCAATTTCATCCATTGTTGAAGCTCACCGCCTTAGTGATGATTTCTTTGTAACTGAAAAAGATAGCAGTTCTTATAAACCACAACTTGGAGAGCAAGTCAATGTAAAAGGACTAGGAGGTAAGTTAGCTACTGTAGTTGAAGCGCCTGGGGATGATGATGAGACTGTCCTAGTCCAATATGGTAACATAAGGGTCCGTGTGAAAAAAAGCAACATCATAGCTATTCCAGTTAGTGAAAGGAATGCTGGAACAAGTTCTGTTCGACCCTTGAGGAGGCAG GGTCAGCGGAGGAGAATTTTGAGAAATGCTTCAGATGCAGATAAGAATGAGGAGGTTTCTTATGGGCCATTGGTGCAGACATCAAAGAACACGGTGGATCTACGAGGTATGCGAGTGGAGGAAGCTTCTCACCACCTCAACATGGCCATCTCTGCAAGAGAGTCTAATTCAGTTCTCTTTGTAATACATGGGATGGGCACTGGAGTTGTTAAGGAGTGTGCAATTGAGATATTGAGAAACCATCCACGCGTTGCCAAGTTTGAACAGGAAAGTCCAATGAATTATGGTTGTACGGTTGCTTATATCAAATGA